A stretch of Blautia liquoris DNA encodes these proteins:
- a CDS encoding energy-coupled thiamine transporter ThiT, whose product MLNFMVNSEGTLTTSGYAITIVAIIILFLLGAAISGKHFEKAEKKPVSAKKLVFCAMGIALAFLTSYIKLFEMPFGGTVTLFSMLFIVLIANWYGPGTGILVGFAYGLLQFIQEPYVLSFFQVCCDYVLAFAALGCAGFFRNQKHGLIKGYLVAIIARGAFHALGGYLYWMDYMPDNFPKTLASLYPIIYNYSYILAEGVLTVIFILIPAVTKAIKQVKRIALENV is encoded by the coding sequence ATGTTGAATTTCATGGTAAACTCTGAAGGAACACTAACCACCAGTGGATATGCCATCACAATCGTCGCAATCATCATTTTGTTTCTACTGGGAGCTGCTATCTCCGGCAAACACTTTGAGAAAGCAGAGAAAAAGCCAGTCTCTGCAAAAAAACTGGTATTTTGTGCAATGGGAATCGCTCTCGCTTTTCTCACATCTTACATCAAATTATTTGAAATGCCTTTCGGAGGCACTGTCACCTTATTCTCTATGCTTTTTATCGTTCTTATCGCAAACTGGTATGGACCCGGGACAGGAATCCTGGTCGGTTTTGCCTACGGACTTCTGCAGTTTATCCAGGAACCGTATGTCCTGTCATTCTTCCAGGTGTGCTGTGACTACGTGCTTGCTTTCGCCGCCCTGGGCTGTGCCGGATTCTTCCGCAATCAGAAGCATGGCCTCATCAAAGGCTACCTTGTTGCAATTATCGCAAGAGGTGCTTTCCACGCCCTTGGCGGATATCTGTACTGGATGGATTACATGCCTGATAACTTTCCAAAAACACTGGCTTCTCTATATCCGATTATCTACAACTACAGCTATATCCTTGCAGAAGGTGTTCTGACTGTCATCTTCATCTTGATACCAGCAGTCACCAAAGCTATAAAGCAGGTAAAGCGAATTGCTCTCGAGAATGTTTGA
- a CDS encoding M42 family metallopeptidase: protein MANEVNYIVDTLETLVNIPSPSGFTYEVINFVKGMISEFGYSCELTAKGGLIITVPGENKEVLGLSAHTDTLGAMVRSINDTGTLNLVPIGGYLMEAIEGAYCKIHTRDKKVYTGTISTTMPSVHTYDEARTLERIPKNMIVTVDEQVENKEDIKALGIQSGDFISLDPCFVHTKSGFIKTRHIDDKGSVAVLLTVLKKLSKEKITPKRTLKILISNYEEIGHGASFIPEDIREFLAVDMGALGADLNGDEYSVSICALDSSGPYDYDMTNRLIQLAKDHNIKYAIDIFPHYGSDVSAALRGGHDIRGALIGQGVRASHGLERTHEKGLEGTFNLVMAYITEIS, encoded by the coding sequence ATGGCTAATGAAGTAAACTATATTGTTGACACCTTGGAAACACTGGTCAACATTCCAAGTCCATCCGGTTTCACATATGAGGTGATAAACTTCGTGAAAGGTATGATCTCTGAGTTTGGTTATTCATGCGAGCTCACCGCAAAGGGCGGACTTATTATCACGGTCCCCGGAGAAAACAAAGAAGTTTTGGGCTTGAGCGCTCACACGGACACTTTAGGTGCCATGGTGCGCTCCATCAATGATACCGGGACCTTAAACCTTGTCCCAATTGGCGGTTATCTGATGGAGGCAATTGAAGGAGCTTACTGCAAGATTCATACAAGGGACAAAAAAGTCTATACAGGCACTATCTCCACGACAATGCCGTCGGTACATACATACGATGAAGCAAGGACTCTGGAACGTATACCAAAAAATATGATCGTGACCGTTGATGAACAAGTTGAAAACAAGGAAGACATAAAGGCTCTGGGAATCCAGTCCGGAGACTTTATCAGTCTGGATCCTTGTTTTGTCCACACGAAGAGCGGATTTATCAAAACCCGCCATATTGATGACAAGGGCTCAGTAGCAGTGCTTCTTACTGTTCTGAAAAAACTTTCCAAAGAGAAGATCACCCCGAAACGAACACTGAAGATCTTGATCAGCAATTACGAAGAAATTGGTCACGGGGCTTCTTTTATTCCAGAAGATATCAGGGAATTTTTGGCTGTCGATATGGGTGCGTTAGGTGCAGATCTAAATGGTGACGAATATAGTGTGTCCATCTGTGCACTAGATTCCAGCGGTCCGTATGACTATGACATGACAAACCGTCTGATTCAGCTGGCAAAAGATCATAACATCAAATATGCCATCGATATCTTCCCACACTACGGTTCCGATGTCTCCGCAGCACTTCGAGGCGGCCATGACATTCGAGGTGCTTTAATTGGTCAGGGTGTCCGTGCATCCCACGGCCTCGAGAGAACGCATGAGAAGGGATTGGAGGGAACCTTCAATCTGGTGATGGCTTATATCACAGAAATATCATAA
- a CDS encoding desulfoferrodoxin family protein, with translation MSETKFYRCEHCGNIVSMVYEGGGTLVCCGDPMTELKANTTDAATEKHVPVITVDGNKVTVKVGSTLHPMTEEHYIMWIYLETEKGGEMKHLTPKDEPIATFALAEGDKPVAAFEYCNLHGLWKADC, from the coding sequence ATGAGTGAAACAAAATTTTATCGTTGTGAACATTGCGGAAATATTGTGTCCATGGTGTATGAAGGCGGCGGAACTCTTGTATGTTGTGGAGATCCTATGACGGAACTGAAAGCAAATACTACGGATGCAGCAACAGAAAAACATGTACCGGTTATCACAGTAGACGGGAACAAGGTCACCGTGAAAGTTGGTTCAACACTTCATCCAATGACTGAGGAACACTACATTATGTGGATCTATCTTGAGACAGAAAAGGGCGGAGAGATGAAGCATCTTACTCCAAAAGATGAACCAATTGCTACATTTGCACTTGCAGAAGGTGATAAACCAGTTGCTGCTTTTGAATACTGCAACCTTCATGGACTTTGGAAAGCAGACTGCTAA
- a CDS encoding ferritin, translated as MLDTKVKNLLVEQINKEFYSAYLYLDIADYYSDQGLMGFENYFTVQAQEERDHAMLFRQYLLNNSAKITLTAVDAPAASYESIRDPLPAVLKHEQYITSSINEIYKTAFECGDYRTLEFLNWFIKEQGEEEKNAEDNLNNYDLFAGDPKGLYLLDQELKSRVYQAPSLVL; from the coding sequence GTGCTTGACACAAAAGTAAAGAATTTGCTCGTTGAACAGATCAACAAGGAATTTTATTCCGCATATCTCTATCTTGATATTGCGGATTATTATTCGGATCAGGGACTGATGGGATTTGAAAACTATTTTACAGTACAGGCACAGGAGGAACGCGATCACGCGATGCTCTTCCGCCAGTATTTGCTGAATAACAGTGCTAAAATCACACTGACAGCTGTCGATGCACCTGCTGCATCTTACGAATCGATCAGAGATCCTCTTCCTGCCGTATTGAAACACGAGCAGTACATCACCTCATCTATCAATGAGATTTATAAAACAGCTTTCGAATGCGGAGATTACCGTACTTTGGAATTCCTCAACTGGTTCATAAAAGAACAGGGAGAAGAAGAAAAAAATGCGGAGGACAATCTAAATAATTATGATTTGTTCGCCGGTGACCCAAAGGGGCTGTACCTGCTGGATCAGGAATTAAAGAGCCGTGTATATCAGGCTCCGTCTCTTGTACTATAA
- a CDS encoding iron-containing alcohol dehydrogenase family protein, whose translation MSHYKVVLPNYSVGSGCYEDIPEITKYYGKKAVVIGGETAMSKAKAALLDAIKGSDVEIMDFIWYGGESSYENGDQLKEMQTVLQADMIFAVGGGRACDTGKYVADQLKKPAFTFPTLGSNCAACTAISVIYNPDHTFKEYYYPEPAIHTFIDMDIVADSPADYLWAGIGDALSKEPEAVFSSKDDDLFHTPLLGVQLSHACTEPLLRYGKKALDDCRAKKASFELEQVVLDIIISTGIVSNLVSGKDYYYNSSLAHCVYNGSTVVENCKGKHLHGEIVSFGALTQLMYAGQIDQFDKIAAFNRSLGLPVCLSDLDITKEDVPQIAERAKDTEEWRHRPKDVTTEKFMAAIIDADKRGKTYKKQ comes from the coding sequence ATGAGTCATTATAAAGTTGTATTACCGAACTATAGTGTAGGCAGTGGATGCTATGAGGATATTCCCGAGATAACAAAATATTACGGGAAGAAAGCGGTCGTGATAGGTGGAGAGACCGCAATGTCGAAAGCAAAAGCTGCTCTTCTTGATGCGATAAAGGGGTCGGATGTTGAGATCATGGATTTTATCTGGTATGGCGGAGAATCCAGTTATGAAAATGGTGACCAATTAAAAGAAATGCAGACGGTCTTGCAGGCCGATATGATCTTCGCAGTCGGAGGCGGCCGTGCCTGTGATACTGGGAAGTATGTCGCTGATCAGCTGAAGAAACCGGCATTTACGTTCCCCACGCTTGGTTCTAACTGTGCGGCATGTACGGCAATTTCTGTGATTTACAATCCAGATCATACTTTTAAAGAGTATTATTATCCAGAACCGGCAATTCATACTTTTATTGATATGGATATTGTGGCAGATTCACCGGCGGATTATCTGTGGGCCGGAATCGGCGATGCTCTTTCCAAAGAGCCGGAGGCAGTTTTTTCTTCAAAAGATGATGATCTATTCCACACACCACTCTTAGGAGTTCAGCTCAGCCATGCCTGCACGGAACCGCTGCTTCGATATGGAAAGAAGGCACTGGATGACTGCAGGGCAAAGAAAGCATCTTTCGAACTGGAGCAGGTAGTTTTGGATATCATCATAAGCACAGGAATTGTTTCAAATCTTGTATCCGGAAAGGACTATTACTACAACAGCAGTCTTGCACATTGTGTCTATAATGGTTCCACAGTAGTAGAGAACTGTAAAGGAAAACATCTGCATGGTGAGATTGTATCTTTTGGCGCGCTGACGCAGCTGATGTATGCCGGACAGATCGATCAATTTGATAAAATCGCCGCATTTAACCGTTCTCTCGGACTGCCTGTCTGTTTAAGTGATCTCGATATCACAAAAGAGGATGTTCCACAGATCGCGGAGCGTGCAAAAGATACTGAGGAATGGAGACACAGACCCAAAGACGTTACGACTGAGAAATTTATGGCTGCAATTATTGATGCAGATAAACGCGGAAAAACATATAAGAAGCAATAG
- a CDS encoding ABC transporter substrate-binding protein: MKKKMKKKMSAFLAAVMIFSVLSGCGKKETKSGQSENVDHREKTELAFDNYGRKITVQGVPKKVLTLGPNCTELFCALGLEKYVIGDSLNNHSRGALPQYKETYDKIPELNHSSATRESVETSGADFIYGIDWEFGEEGLDVDELEQFGITTYMNSASTPDEMYQEIRDLGEIFCIEDKAEAYVKEQKTRISAVKDQAANRKPVNVLVYDSGNDGIFTCGGNNFETLLIELAGGKNIFDDQTKKQWITVSYEEAIAREPDVILIHDYDSPSVKEKIDEIKNNAVLSQLECVKKERFATIELESVLPGDRMAYTIEKLAGDFHEFS, from the coding sequence ATGAAGAAAAAGATGAAGAAAAAGATGAGTGCTTTTTTGGCGGCGGTGATGATCTTTTCGGTACTGTCGGGATGCGGGAAAAAGGAAACAAAAAGCGGGCAGAGTGAAAATGTAGACCACAGGGAAAAGACAGAATTAGCATTTGATAATTATGGGAGGAAGATAACCGTTCAGGGAGTGCCCAAAAAGGTGTTGACCCTTGGACCAAACTGTACGGAACTATTCTGTGCTCTTGGGCTGGAGAAGTATGTAATTGGTGATTCTTTGAACAATCATAGTCGTGGAGCTTTGCCGCAGTATAAGGAAACTTACGACAAAATTCCGGAACTGAATCATTCATCGGCGACGCGTGAGTCCGTTGAAACATCGGGAGCCGATTTTATCTATGGGATTGACTGGGAGTTCGGGGAAGAGGGATTAGATGTCGATGAGCTGGAACAATTCGGAATTACTACATATATGAACTCTGCGTCTACGCCAGATGAGATGTACCAGGAAATCAGAGATCTGGGGGAGATCTTTTGTATCGAGGATAAAGCCGAAGCCTATGTTAAGGAGCAGAAAACCAGAATTTCCGCCGTAAAGGATCAGGCCGCGAATCGTAAACCGGTAAACGTTCTTGTCTATGACAGTGGCAATGACGGGATATTTACCTGTGGCGGAAATAATTTCGAAACCTTACTGATAGAACTTGCAGGCGGAAAGAATATCTTTGACGATCAGACGAAAAAGCAGTGGATTACAGTAAGCTATGAAGAGGCAATTGCGAGGGAGCCAGACGTTATCTTAATTCACGACTACGATTCCCCCTCTGTGAAAGAAAAGATAGATGAAATCAAAAATAACGCTGTTCTCTCACAATTAGAATGCGTGAAAAAAGAACGCTTTGCCACAATTGAATTAGAATCTGTTCTGCCTGGTGACCGAATGGCTTATACGATTGAAAAACTGGCAGGGGATTTTCACGAGTTTTCATAA
- a CDS encoding ABC transporter ATP-binding protein, with amino-acid sequence MKDKIDLSIQNLDFSYEKRKIVEDIELNVKEGEFVGIIGPNGSGKSTILKNVYRSLQPEKGVIFWYGEKMGRIPYKEVAKKLGVVGQENYVPFDFTVEDIVVMGRNPHKKLFDTDTQEDKEIVMESLKKIGMEDSAKRSYRYLSGGEKQRVIIARALAQKPEFLILDEPTNHLDIGYQLSTFDLVKSLGVTILAAIHDLNIAAMYCDRIYVLKNGRMIANGKPEIILTTEMIWNIYGVKTDITLHPKTGKINIAYLPEGVVEQHEQQGKTL; translated from the coding sequence ATGAAAGATAAGATAGACTTATCCATTCAAAATCTTGATTTTTCTTATGAAAAAAGAAAGATTGTAGAAGATATCGAATTAAATGTAAAAGAAGGGGAATTTGTTGGTATCATCGGACCGAATGGAAGTGGAAAATCAACGATTCTAAAGAATGTTTATCGGTCACTGCAGCCTGAAAAAGGCGTCATCTTTTGGTACGGTGAAAAGATGGGAAGAATTCCATACAAAGAAGTGGCAAAAAAATTAGGTGTCGTAGGGCAGGAAAATTATGTGCCTTTTGACTTCACAGTTGAGGATATTGTAGTTATGGGAAGAAACCCTCATAAGAAGTTGTTTGATACGGATACACAAGAAGATAAAGAAATTGTGATGGAATCATTAAAAAAAATTGGTATGGAAGACAGTGCGAAAAGAAGCTACCGGTATCTTTCGGGAGGAGAAAAGCAAAGAGTCATTATTGCCAGAGCACTGGCACAAAAGCCAGAGTTTCTGATCTTAGATGAACCCACGAATCATCTGGATATCGGTTATCAATTGTCCACCTTTGACTTAGTAAAAAGCCTTGGGGTGACCATTCTGGCTGCAATACACGATTTAAACATAGCAGCGATGTACTGTGACAGGATTTATGTATTAAAGAACGGCAGGATGATTGCGAATGGAAAACCAGAGATAATTTTGACCACAGAAATGATCTGGAACATATACGGTGTAAAAACGGATATTACATTACACCCGAAAACAGGAAAGATAAATATCGCCTATTTGCCTGAAGGTGTTGTGGAGCAGCATGAACAGCAGGGCAAGACTTTATAA
- a CDS encoding FecCD family ABC transporter permease — MRKKKTHILLSKDGETNMRLILLVLTLTAMITVVLAVGIGPVSVNPGTTLKVILNRVPGISNRIQVDWGKLDENIVINLRLPRVLLGMIVGGSLAVTGVSMQALVRNKLADPFILGVSSGACAFATFGMLFGAFSFLGKYALSISAFLGAAATIMLVYVLSREGGKINITQMLLSGVAISMIMDGLTKVITLSAPNALGLHNAEFWMSGSLAGAKWGYLTLPLVVMLLCMSVLMIHYRTLNALLLGEDTAGTLGVNVARMQKLLVLISSLLAGVTISVSGSIGFIGLMCPHIARLLVGADHKKVLPVAALLGGILVVWTDVAARMIIAPEELPLGILTAIFGGPFFIVLLKKKNR; from the coding sequence GTGAGAAAGAAAAAAACACATATCTTATTATCAAAAGACGGAGAAACTAACATGCGATTGATTCTATTAGTTCTGACGTTAACAGCAATGATCACAGTAGTTTTAGCTGTCGGGATAGGGCCGGTAAGCGTGAATCCCGGCACAACACTTAAAGTGATTTTGAACAGGGTTCCGGGTATAAGCAATAGGATTCAAGTTGACTGGGGAAAGTTGGACGAAAACATAGTTATAAATCTTCGTCTGCCGAGAGTTTTACTGGGTATGATTGTTGGCGGGTCATTGGCAGTGACGGGTGTATCAATGCAGGCGTTGGTCAGAAATAAACTTGCAGATCCGTTCATTCTTGGGGTCTCGTCTGGAGCTTGTGCTTTTGCAACATTTGGAATGTTGTTCGGGGCATTTTCATTTCTGGGAAAATACGCTTTGTCTATTAGTGCCTTTTTAGGCGCGGCGGCCACCATCATGTTGGTTTATGTCCTTTCCAGAGAAGGTGGAAAAATCAATATTACACAGATGCTGCTATCCGGGGTGGCGATTTCTATGATTATGGATGGATTGACAAAGGTGATTACACTGAGTGCTCCGAACGCACTGGGGCTGCATAATGCCGAGTTTTGGATGTCGGGGAGCTTGGCAGGTGCAAAATGGGGATATCTGACTCTGCCACTTGTGGTGATGCTCCTATGTATGTCTGTTCTGATGATTCATTACAGAACCTTAAACGCTCTTTTGCTCGGAGAGGATACGGCGGGTACCTTAGGGGTCAATGTGGCAAGAATGCAGAAACTATTGGTGTTAATTTCTTCTTTGCTTGCAGGGGTCACAATTTCTGTAAGCGGAAGCATCGGCTTTATTGGACTCATGTGTCCCCACATTGCCCGGCTTTTGGTGGGGGCAGATCATAAAAAAGTATTGCCTGTGGCAGCCTTATTAGGTGGGATTCTCGTAGTCTGGACGGATGTTGCAGCACGTATGATTATTGCTCCGGAAGAGCTTCCGCTCGGAATTTTGACGGCAATTTTTGGAGGCCCTTTTTTTATCGTTCTGCTAAAAAAGAAAAACCGATAG
- a CDS encoding GNAT family N-acetyltransferase yields MNQKHLMMKPVRKEYMEQYNELLRYVFQVTDQELSSLGWEEQEIIRAKFPTMEKADVIGWFDKDSLISQVAVYPMKISIFGRIYDMGGLTGVGTYPEYSGRGLMHKLLEQALRNMRDKEQYITYLYPYSIPYYRKKGWEIISDKISYEIKDYQLPKRTQTVGTIRRVDIDSEELKDTYERYARHTHGAILRDELAWNEYWLWNTDDITAAIYYNKKGEQDGYVIYWISNNIFHIKDMVFINEEAREGLWNFVSAHFSMIDKVVGDTFTDEPLSFLLEDADIKEMIAPYYMARIVDFTKFVENYPFKPDTQVRGWEFQLTDPMLEFNQGTFRLTVDRSGKGKAERIDLVCTDEINIQTMTTMLMGYKRPDYLYKIGRIQASESTIDMLEDAIEQQVPYISDYF; encoded by the coding sequence ATGAATCAAAAACATCTGATGATGAAACCGGTCAGAAAGGAATATATGGAACAGTACAACGAGTTACTGCGCTATGTGTTTCAGGTGACAGATCAGGAGCTGAGTTCTCTTGGCTGGGAAGAGCAGGAGATTATAAGAGCAAAGTTTCCGACAATGGAGAAAGCGGATGTGATCGGTTGGTTTGACAAGGATAGCCTGATTTCACAGGTTGCGGTCTATCCGATGAAAATTTCGATATTTGGCAGGATTTATGACATGGGTGGATTGACCGGAGTGGGAACTTATCCGGAATATTCCGGAAGAGGACTCATGCATAAGCTTCTGGAACAGGCTCTGCGAAATATGAGGGACAAAGAGCAGTATATCACATATCTGTATCCGTACTCGATTCCATACTACAGGAAAAAGGGATGGGAGATCATTTCGGACAAAATTTCATATGAAATCAAAGATTATCAATTGCCGAAGAGAACACAGACTGTTGGGACGATTCGCAGGGTAGATATCGATTCAGAGGAATTGAAAGATACCTATGAGAGATATGCCAGACATACCCATGGTGCTATCCTCCGTGATGAGCTCGCCTGGAATGAATACTGGCTGTGGAATACGGATGATATTACAGCTGCCATCTATTACAACAAAAAGGGCGAACAGGATGGCTATGTGATCTATTGGATTTCTAATAACATTTTTCATATAAAGGATATGGTTTTTATAAATGAAGAGGCCAGAGAGGGGCTCTGGAATTTTGTCTCCGCACATTTTTCAATGATTGATAAGGTAGTGGGAGATACCTTCACAGATGAGCCGCTTTCTTTTTTACTTGAGGATGCCGACATAAAGGAAATGATCGCGCCATATTATATGGCAAGAATCGTGGACTTCACAAAATTTGTTGAGAATTATCCCTTTAAACCTGACACGCAGGTCAGAGGATGGGAGTTTCAGCTGACAGATCCGATGCTGGAATTCAACCAGGGGACGTTTAGGCTGACCGTTGACAGGTCCGGGAAAGGAAAAGCCGAGCGAATTGATTTAGTCTGCACAGATGAAATCAATATACAGACTATGACCACAATGCTCATGGGTTATAAACGCCCTGATTATCTGTACAAAATTGGGAGAATACAGGCATCGGAATCGACCATTGATATGCTCGAAGATGCGATTGAGCAGCAGGTACCATATATATCCGATTACTTTTAA
- a CDS encoding HAD family hydrolase, translating to MKTKAVLFDFDGVIADTEQGATKYLEKAFDKYHIQLTEDQRRSYIGTDGRKQTEEILKDAGVSVSVEEFFKERAKLGSYYENSPDLKPISGLEDFLKLLKRKDIKTGIVSSTNCRLIITALNRMHLIHYFDAIICGDMVEHKKPDPEGYLTAMQYVDAGPKECIILEDSPTGIKAAVNAKATVVGFKGSEIKQDTSQADLVWETYEEAIRWFRHADAHLNLAERDF from the coding sequence ATGAAAACAAAAGCTGTTTTATTTGACTTTGACGGAGTAATAGCGGATACTGAACAAGGGGCCACAAAGTATCTTGAGAAGGCATTTGACAAGTATCATATACAACTGACAGAAGATCAGAGAAGATCTTATATAGGGACAGACGGCAGAAAACAGACAGAAGAGATTCTAAAAGATGCCGGTGTATCAGTTTCTGTTGAGGAGTTTTTTAAGGAAAGGGCAAAACTGGGAAGTTATTATGAAAACAGTCCTGATTTAAAACCGATCTCAGGATTAGAAGACTTTTTGAAATTGCTGAAGAGGAAAGATATCAAGACCGGGATTGTCTCATCTACAAACTGCCGGCTGATCATTACAGCGTTAAACCGCATGCATCTGATCCATTACTTTGATGCGATTATCTGCGGAGATATGGTTGAGCATAAAAAGCCCGATCCGGAAGGCTATCTTACAGCGATGCAGTATGTTGATGCCGGCCCGAAAGAATGCATTATATTAGAAGATTCACCAACCGGTATCAAAGCAGCAGTCAATGCGAAAGCGACGGTTGTCGGATTTAAGGGAAGCGAGATCAAACAAGATACATCACAGGCGGATCTGGTATGGGAGACCTATGAAGAAGCAATCAGATGGTTTCGTCATGCAGACGCTCATCTGAATCTGGCAGAAAGGGATTTTTAA
- a CDS encoding GntR family transcriptional regulator, protein MLDQNALTPLYEQLKNSITEDIKAKIYRPGDRMPSETELEQKYGVSRITVRRAVKELCEEEVLIRKQGKGTFVLNAGTKNRLDQLRGFHDAMGEQGKSVKTEILERSIIHVKESYAKDLQINRDNDVMYLKRVMYADDMPMMYDMCYLPMNRFPGIVDKLTGDFSIFRVLRDEYELNPEDYYKVIKVRKATKEVAGFLQCTVGDPLFDIFKITYNEEKIPLFISISLIKGENTSYVIASDTEDHLNHIGVRWGV, encoded by the coding sequence ATGCTAGATCAAAATGCACTGACTCCTTTGTATGAGCAGCTTAAGAACTCGATTACAGAGGATATCAAAGCCAAGATATACAGACCCGGTGATCGTATGCCTAGCGAAACGGAATTAGAACAGAAATATGGGGTCAGCCGAATTACTGTGCGAAGGGCTGTAAAAGAACTCTGCGAGGAAGAAGTCCTTATCCGGAAACAGGGTAAGGGAACTTTCGTGCTGAATGCGGGGACGAAAAACCGCTTGGATCAACTGAGAGGTTTTCATGATGCCATGGGTGAGCAGGGGAAGTCAGTTAAGACAGAAATTCTGGAGCGTTCGATCATCCACGTGAAAGAGTCTTATGCCAAGGACCTGCAGATTAACCGGGATAATGATGTTATGTACCTGAAACGTGTGATGTACGCTGACGACATGCCGATGATGTATGATATGTGCTATCTTCCCATGAATCGTTTTCCAGGTATTGTGGATAAACTGACTGGTGATTTCTCGATTTTTCGGGTTCTGAGGGATGAATATGAGTTAAATCCTGAGGATTATTATAAAGTTATCAAAGTACGCAAAGCGACAAAAGAAGTTGCGGGTTTCTTGCAGTGTACAGTGGGAGACCCATTATTTGATATTTTCAAGATCACTTATAATGAGGAAAAAATTCCGCTGTTTATATCAATCAGCCTGATAAAAGGAGAAAATACTTCTTATGTGATCGCAAGTGATACAGAGGATCATCTGAACCACATCGGCGTCAGGTGGGGAGTGTAA
- a CDS encoding PfkB family carbohydrate kinase: MKLIAIGDNVTDCYVDEGVYFPGGNAVNVAVNCKRDGAEKVQYIGVFGNDDKARYIQQCLDEEGVFYERSRKVYAHSAQPKVYLKDGDRVFAGGPRESCQHLFSIKIVKEDIDVIKEFDICHTSCFSNLEYELPVLSEVCDLSFDFSEEHKMDYLKKTCPYLTYAFFSGEGLSEEECKKLLHEVSKLGTKIAGVTRGMKGSIFYDGKKFYHQGIKKVHATDTMGAGDSFIAGFLTSTGDGGTIEEALDYAAERSAHTCTMPGGFGHPHPL, from the coding sequence ATGAAATTAATTGCAATCGGTGATAATGTGACAGACTGCTATGTGGATGAGGGAGTTTACTTTCCGGGAGGAAATGCGGTAAATGTAGCGGTGAATTGTAAAAGAGACGGTGCTGAAAAAGTACAATATATCGGCGTGTTTGGAAATGATGACAAAGCGAGATATATTCAGCAATGTCTTGACGAAGAGGGTGTGTTCTATGAGCGCTCACGAAAGGTATATGCTCATAGCGCGCAGCCGAAAGTATATCTAAAAGACGGGGACCGGGTCTTTGCCGGTGGTCCAAGAGAAAGTTGCCAGCATCTTTTTTCCATCAAGATTGTAAAAGAAGACATCGATGTGATAAAAGAGTTCGACATTTGCCATACCAGTTGTTTTTCAAATCTTGAGTATGAGCTTCCAGTATTGTCCGAGGTATGTGATCTGTCTTTTGATTTTTCTGAAGAACATAAAATGGATTATTTGAAGAAAACATGTCCCTATCTGACTTATGCATTCTTTTCAGGGGAAGGTTTAAGTGAAGAAGAATGTAAAAAATTGCTTCATGAAGTCTCAAAACTGGGGACGAAGATTGCAGGTGTTACGAGGGGAATGAAAGGCTCCATCTTTTATGATGGGAAGAAGTTTTATCATCAGGGAATAAAAAAAGTTCATGCAACGGATACCATGGGTGCAGGAGATAGTTTTATTGCCGGATTTTTAACATCCACTGGAGATGGAGGTACAATAGAAGAAGCGCTGGATTACGCCGCAGAACGTTCGGCACATACTTGTACGATGCCAGGTGGCTTTGGGCATCCGCATCCATTGTAA